A window from Kluyveromyces lactis strain NRRL Y-1140 chromosome E complete sequence encodes these proteins:
- the BRN1 gene encoding condensin subunit BRN1 (similar to uniprot|P38170 Saccharomyces cerevisiae YBL097W BRN1 Essential protein required for chromosome condensation likely to function as an intrinsic component of the condensation machinery may influence multiple aspects of chromosome transmission and dynamics) encodes MTTQLPYDDDDNGLFTNKSTMMANFEEWIKMATDNKINSRNSWNFALIDYFHDLNVLKDEEDNINFQKASATLDGCVKIYSHRVDSVATETGKLLSGLAERKGRQIRSNTNGENDDGDEEDDDSLEVDPLTGLPIARDDPETLAKKKRTYNRVLETTLVDFESIRLKDLAQNLSIDPLFKKALADFDEGGAKSLLINTLHVDEKLRVVFDATTTEPEQEQPQPLASTESQVQEENNEVSESAKETSEVFGLDSEKGSANEENVESTPDTSVTLLEDDILDLGVKFLDFNTIETSILCPSMDQLQSAVADIGKAKSFVEGVNGQSDKFLTEKDLETLPELDAEAEFNYEMPPEDGEDVAVDAGSMDYVEPADNIHEPEEQLALSNQQNMSQIDDKSYGDASVLDQELLSYFDAAIGQNWRGREHWKVRNIKDKLSKESVAKPQQPTEADGNHEPAVEKKVPKKQFEIDFLDLNDNIEEEIFANKKGFIDLSVKQRTNDSHFLLPDDYKFTTDKITRLFIKPEQKMSFFSHRRISKARLPGSLKFDDTEIKEVSNIPEIADERFWAENYQLHEREEEHKQDDTQIERSTNPSFEEDNGIDFNQAFEDEDLDMDTKEDFVNTQGLVANNKMTYSRTSKKVDVRKLKNNVWKSIWQRLHVLKTDEQNGETTRNEETTQNDIESEAHLTEEKQGKQDISAEISTKAEGYDLKFTDIAHDIVNMYTSSAKKDLSTSFCFICLLHLANEYGFTINDTTNYQDLDIRFPEKIADAIIGKE; translated from the coding sequence ATGACTACCCAATTACCGtatgacgatgatgacaACGGTCTTTTCACGAATAAGTCCACTATGATGGCtaactttgaagaatggatCAAAATGGCCACGGacaacaaaatcaactCAAGAAACAGTTGGAATTTCGCATTAATTGACTATTTTCATGACTTGAACgtgttgaaagatgagGAGGATAATATTAATTTCCAGAAGGCTTCGGCGACGTTAGACGGTTGTGTGAAAATCTACTCTCATAGAGTCGATTCCGTCGCTACTGAAACAGGGAAGTTACTAAGTGGATTGGCAGAACGGAAAGGGAGGCAAATTAGATCCAATACAAACGGAGAGAACGATGATGgagatgaggaagatgatgaCAGTCTAGAGGTAGATCCTTTAACTGGTCTGCCGATTGCCCGTGATGACCCAGAGACTCTCgcgaaaaaaaaaaggacgTACAATAGAGTGTTAGAAACGACGTtagttgattttgaaagtatACGACTGAAAGATTTAGCACAAAACCTAAGTATAGATCCGTTGTTCAAGAAGGCACTCGCCGATTTTGATGAGGGTGGTGCGAAGAGCTTACTTATAAACACGTTAcatgttgatgaaaaactCCGAGTTGTTTTTGACGCAACAACGACTGAACctgaacaagaacaacCGCAACCATTGGCCTCTACTGAAAGTCAAGTTCaggaagaaaataatgaagtCAGCGAATCAGCAAAAGAGACCTCGGAGGTATTTGGCTTGGATTCAGAAAAGGGTTCAGCAAATGAGGAAAATGTAGAATCAACCCCAGATACATCAGTCACATTGCTAGAGGATGATATATTAGATCTCGGTGTCAAATTCTTAGATTTTAATACTATTGAAACCTCAATATTGTGTCCATCGATGGATCAGCTCCAAAGTGCAGTAGCGGATATTGGAAAAGCAAAGTCATTTGTTGAAGGAGTGAATGGCCAATCTGATAAATTCTTGACAGAAAAAGATCTAGAGACCCTTCCTGAACTCGATGCGGAGGCAGAGTTCAACTACGAAATGCCACCAGAGGATGGTGAGGAtgttgctgttgatgcAGGTTCTATGGACTACGTTGAGCCAGCGGATAACATTCACGAACCAGAAGAACAGCTGGCCCTATCAAATCAACAGAATATGTCACAAATAGATGACAAATCGTATGGCGATGCGAGCGTACTCGATCAAGAGTTACTATCTTACTTTGACGCAGCGATAGGTCAGAATTGGAGGGGTAGAGAACACTGGAAGGTACGAAACATCAAGGATAAACTTAGCAAGGAGTCTGTGGCCAAACCACAGCAGCCAACTGAAGCCGATGGGAATCATGAACCAgcagttgaaaagaaggtacCCAAAAAACAGTTTGAGATTGATTTCTTGGATCTGAATGATaacattgaagaagaaatatttgcAAATAAAAAGGGGTTCATTGATCTATCAgtgaaacaaagaacaaatgaTTCACATTTCTTACTACCGGACGACTATAAATTCACAACGGATAAAATCACAAGGCTCTTCATTAAGCCCGAGCAGAAGATGAGTTTCTTTTCACACAGGAGGATCAGTAAAGCCAGGTTACCTGGGTCCCTGAAATTTGATGATACcgaaatcaaagaagtgAGTAATATTCCGGAGATTGCAGACGAACGCTTTTGGGCTGAAAACTATCAACTGCATGAAAGGGAAGAAGAGCACAAGCAAGATGACACACAGATAGAAAGATCAACCAATCCATCGTTTGAAGAGGATAACGGCATTGACTTCAACCAAGCCttcgaagatgaagatttggatatggatacaaaagaagatttcgtAAACACGCAAGGATTAGTTgcaaataataaaatgaCCTACTCCAGAACCTCCAAAAAGGTAGATGTgagaaaattgaagaataatGTGTGGAAGTCAATATGGCAACGTTTACATGTACTGAAGACAGACGAACAAAATGGGGAAACTACTCGGAATGAGGAAACTACTCAGAATGATATCGAATCAGAAGCACATCTGACCGAAGAGAAGCAGGGAAAGCAGGATATATCAGcagaaatatcaacaaaagcAGAGGGCTATGACTTGAAATTCACCGATATCGCTCACGATATCGTGAACATGTACACTTCAAGTGCCAAAAAGGATCTCTCAACCAGTTTCTGCTTTATCTGCCTTCTTCACCTCGCTAATGAGTATGGATTTACGATTAACGACACTACAAACTACCAAGACTTGGACATTCGGTTCCCTGAAAAGATTGCAGACGCAATTATTGGCAAGGAGTAG